A window of the Brassica oleracea var. oleracea cultivar TO1000 chromosome C1, BOL, whole genome shotgun sequence genome harbors these coding sequences:
- the LOC106295960 gene encoding BI1-like protein — translation MEKSDIESGVVIGGKELYPKMTESPELRWAFTRKVYAILTLQLIVTVGVSSVVFFVGEISVFITTTTSGLVVFFVSLLLPLLMLWPLIVFAKKHPVNLIILMLFTLSISFAVGLCCSFSKGKIVLEAAVLTATMVVGLTIYTFWAVRRGHDFSFLAPFLFGSLLTILVFATIQVFHPLGKLSSMIFSCVASVCFCGYIIYDTNQLIKKLNYDEYIHAAISLYLDVINLFLNLVGILVHT, via the exons ATGGAGAAATCTGACATAGAGAGTGGTGTAGTGATCGGTGGTAAAGAACTTTATCCTAAGATGACGGAGAGCCCCGAGCTTCGCTGGGCTTTCACAAGGAAGGTTTACGCCATCTTGACTCTGCAGCTGATCGTGACAGTAGGAGTCTCCTCCGTCGTTTTCTTCGTAGGCGAGATATCTGTCTTCATCACGACAACCACATCCGGCCTTGTCGTCTTCTTCGTCTCGCTCCTTCTTCCTCTCCTCA TGCTGTGGCCACTGATTGTGTTCGCCAAGAAGCATCCCGTAAACCTCATAATCTTAATGCTCTTCACTCTCTCCATCTCTTTCGCCGTGGGACTTTGCTGCTCTTTTTCAAAAG GGAAGATTGTTCTGGAGGCCGCGGTTCTCACAGCTACAATGGTCGTGGGGTTAACTATATACACTTTCTGGGCAGTAAGGAGAGGCCATGACTTCTCTTTCCTTGCACCGTTCCTCTTCGGATCCCTCCTTACCATCCTCGTCTTCGCTACGATACAG GTATTCCATCCTCTGGGGAAGCTATCGTCGATGATATTCAGCTGTGTAGCTTCAGTCTGTTTCTGCGGTTACATCATCTACGACACAAATCAGCTGATCAAGAAACTCAACTACGATGAGTATATCCATGCTGCTATTTCTCTTTACCTGGACGTCATCAATCTCTTCCTCAATCTCGTTGGTATTCTCGTCCATACTTAG